The Ruficoccus amylovorans region TTCCGGGCGCGGGGGCTGCTCCTGACACCGGAGGAAACCCGACCGCCGCGTGAGGTCCGCACCCTGCGCGCGCTTGCCCGCGACAGCGAAAAGCTTCCCGACTCGGTTGAAAGGTTTGAAGACATCGGACTGCTCGGCGTCGTGCTAGACCCGTACATTAACGCCCTCCACGGCCTGCTCCTGCGCGAGAAATCCCAACCCGACCCGACGGTGCGCGAGGTCCTGCTGAAGCTCGAAGACAAGCTCCTGCAGGAAGGAGCCGAGTCCCTCAGTAACGCCGAAAAAATGCGTCTGCTCCTGGACTACGAATCCAGCGTCCGCCTGCACAAGCAGGTCTGGTCTCAGCCCGACAATAAACTCAGCCCCTGGTGGCGGCAGGCCAGTAGGAGCTTCAATTACCGCAGCCTCTTTCACCACCGCAGCGAATAGCCACCGCAGGACAACGGCGGCAATCAGGGCACGGAAGTCTCTCACGCAAGGGGAGCTGCGCGCGAGCCAACGTATCCACTTTCCGATACACAGGCTCAGACATTCCCGGCGCTGTCATGGTTTTCTCGGTCCATGCGGGCGCTTGTGTGTCTAAATTTTCACACACCCTTCAGTCAGCCGTCCTGCCCACCCCGGCTCCATCCGAAGCAGCAGGCCTTGCGAGCGTCTTTCTTATCGTATCCATAAGTCAATACACTGGTTACAGTCAGAAGGCATTCGTGGCGGAGCGTGCGGGAACGACGCGCCACTTTAACGCGAATTCCTTGCATTATTAACGCAAACTCCATCTGTGGGTAGCATCGTGCGTTTAGTATTAGCAGCGAGCCGGGGCGGGTAAGCTCCGGCGCTCCAACGCCTATCATTCCTTAACCCATATTAGCGAATACCATGTACACCAAACAGCTGCTTCTGGGGCTACTCTGCTCGACCGCCGCGCTACAGGCGGAAGTCAGCCTCAACTGGATCGGGGGAGACAACACAGTTCACGCCGAGTTCAACTACTACTCGACCTTCTCCTCTAACGGCACCGCCACGGGAGCCGATTCCTACGTCGTCAAGGACAACGACGGCAACGTCGTCTCCGGCGGCCTCGCCGGGCTTGACGGCCCCGACATCATGAGTCTCAACGGCAAGACCCAACGCTTTAGCGATGGGTCCGACCACTGGCTCGAAACCACCGCGAACTGGGACCTGAGCATCTGGATGCCCGGCATCTCCGGCTATGAGACGCAGGAGTTCTGCGTGCAGATCTCGTACTTCGCCTACTTCGATGGCTCCAGCTATGACTACGCCTGGCGGCAGAACTACGACCTGGGTATCAGCACCTACAACCTCGACGCCGACACCGCCAGCTCGATCCTTGGCACCATCCACAGTGACAGCTTCGTCGATACCGATAACGGCATCGTAACCGAAGTCTTCACCTTCACCGTGGGCAACGCCGCCGATGGCGTTTTTATCGACATCGGCGCCACCCCCGGCCTGAGCGTGGACAACCCGTCCTACATCACCTGGATCGAGATCGATTCGGTTTCCTACGACGCCGTCCCCGAGCCCTCCACCTACGGCATGCTCACCGGCCTGGCCGTGATCGCGCTGCTGGTTTTCCGCCGCCGTCGCCACGCCGCCGCCTGAGCCTTTTCCGCGCTTTTTAGTTCTGCTTGCAGAGCTATTCCAGAACACCATCCTAACTGTTAAGTCACGCTATGAACAAGTTCTTCCAAACCTGCGCGATTGCCGGCCTGACCGCCGCTGCCGCGTTCACCGCCACGAGCCTTGAGGCTCGTCCCAGCCGTGCCACCACCGGCGCGAAGTACATCATCTTCCTCATCGGCGACGGCATGTCGTCTGTCCAGGTCCAGGCTACCGAAGCCTTCCTCGCCGCCAACAACGGGCTCGACCCGAATGTGGCCACCGAAATGGACAATGCGGAAAACCTCCTCAACATGAACCTGCTGCCCGTGCGCGGCATCAACACCACCTACGCCTCCAACCGCTTCATCACCGACTCGGCGGCAGCGGGCACCGCGCTGGCCACGGGCTCGAAGACCAACTACGGCGTCATCGGCAAGGACACCAGCCTGACCCAGTCCTACATGAGCATCGCCGAGATGGCGCAGGAAAAGAACTACAAGGTCGGCATCGTCAGCAGCGTCTCGCTCGACCACGCCACACCCGGCGCCTTCTACGCCAACGTGGACTCGCGCAACTCCTACGAACTGATCGCCGTGCAGGCTGCCCAGTCGGGCTTCAACTTCTTCGGCGGCGGCGGCTGGCGACGTGCCTCGAACAACGCCTACCCCGCCGCTTTCCCGGCCATGAGCGGTAATACGCTGACCGAGATGTTCACGCTCGCCGGCTACTCCATGCTCAACGACGAGACCTCGATCCGCGCCCTCAAGTCCGCCCCGCAGGACATGGTCGTGTGCACCGTCCCGGTCCTTCAAAGCAGCGACGCCATGCCCTACGAGATTGACCGCGCTCCGGGCGCCATCTCCCTGGCCGAAATGACCGAGATTGCCATCGACTGCCTCTACGCCAACAACACCACGGGCTTCTTCCTCATGGTCGAAGGCGGCAAGATCGACTGGGCCTGCCACGCCAACGACCCGATGGGCACCATCGGCGACATGGTTGACTTCGACAACGCCGTGGGCAAGGCCATCGAGTTCTACAACCAGCACCCGGACGAGACCCTGATCGTCGTCACCGGCGACCACGAAACCGGCGGCCTCACCATCGGCTTCTCCGGCACCGGCTACGAAACCTCCTTCGCCAACCTGCTCAACCAGGCCAGCTCCTATGAAGCCTTCGGTGCCGTCCTTGCCGCCT contains the following coding sequences:
- a CDS encoding alkaline phosphatase, with the translated sequence MNKFFQTCAIAGLTAAAAFTATSLEARPSRATTGAKYIIFLIGDGMSSVQVQATEAFLAANNGLDPNVATEMDNAENLLNMNLLPVRGINTTYASNRFITDSAAAGTALATGSKTNYGVIGKDTSLTQSYMSIAEMAQEKNYKVGIVSSVSLDHATPGAFYANVDSRNSYELIAVQAAQSGFNFFGGGGWRRASNNAYPAAFPAMSGNTLTEMFTLAGYSMLNDETSIRALKSAPQDMVVCTVPVLQSSDAMPYEIDRAPGAISLAEMTEIAIDCLYANNTTGFFLMVEGGKIDWACHANDPMGTIGDMVDFDNAVGKAIEFYNQHPDETLIVVTGDHETGGLTIGFSGTGYETSFANLLNQASSYEAFGAVLAAYKTNRSFSDPYDPVSENIDSAMKTQIVDSFGIDYDSLSAYRQQRLEDAFDRSMGGVPLTGTSAPSGYVGGSTTIDSLNYGGYDALTMELCHQFSQDTGLGWTSYAHTAVPIPVMAMGFDDYRFAGFYDNTDIAKSIAAAMRVSHDLPHVVAVED
- a CDS encoding PEP-CTERM sorting domain-containing protein, whose amino-acid sequence is MYTKQLLLGLLCSTAALQAEVSLNWIGGDNTVHAEFNYYSTFSSNGTATGADSYVVKDNDGNVVSGGLAGLDGPDIMSLNGKTQRFSDGSDHWLETTANWDLSIWMPGISGYETQEFCVQISYFAYFDGSSYDYAWRQNYDLGISTYNLDADTASSILGTIHSDSFVDTDNGIVTEVFTFTVGNAADGVFIDIGATPGLSVDNPSYITWIEIDSVSYDAVPEPSTYGMLTGLAVIALLVFRRRRHAAA